The Quercus lobata isolate SW786 unplaced genomic scaffold, ValleyOak3.0 Primary Assembly Scq3eQI_124, whole genome shotgun sequence sequence ACTAATAGTACTATATTTCTTTAATGTGAAACCGCTGCTCAGTCCTCCCGTTCAATTTGGTCCAATAAACCATTCTAGACTTCTAGACCCTTTAACTCGCCCACACGCCTATTATAAATACCAAGACTTCCTTGCTTCTCTTCCTCGTTAAACATTTGCCTTTCATTAGTTTCATATCATTTACGTTACTAAAAGTTGACCTCTAAAAAACCCCCAACAACAACATTTTTGTGTTCTTACTTCTGTTTTTTACGTAACTATGGCAATGAAGAGAATGAGAGAAGATGGTGGGATAGAGAGCTTAGACATGGCTAATTGTCTAATGCTACTCTCTCATAGCCTAGAGACCAAGCCCAGGAAAGCCTCACTGGTTGATGTGTTTGAGTGCAAGACTTGTAATCGCCAATTCCCATCATTTCAAGCTCTTGGTGGCCACAGAGCGAGCCACAAGAGACCAAAATTGATGGGGGAAGAACTGAAAGGGCGTACAAAGTCTCAGACCCTGGGAAATAAGCCTAAGATGCATGAGTGCTCAATATGTGGGCTTGAGTTTGCTATGGGGCAAGCTTTGGGTGGTCACATGAGGAGGCATAGAGCAATGATGGATGGTTCATTTTCTTCCGCTGCCATAGAAAAGAAAGTGCCGGTGCTGAAAAGATCAAATAGTACGAGGGTTATGTGCTTGGACTTGAACTTGACACCTTTGGAGAATGATTTGAAGTTACTATTTGGGAAGAAGGCTCCTCAAATTGACTTTactttgatgatttgatttgataCCACAATTGTAGTGGGTGctaacaatttttcatttcagattcattgatttttttttttttaatatatatatatgtaaaatgccattctttttaatttttttccaattttgtatTGAATATATTGGATCTTAGTTGTAAAAATGGTTTTGGCCTTTTGCATAGGCATGTCCTTAAGTTTGGCATCCATCAAGAACAGGGGTGGAGCCAAAGAATTTTGTTTGAGGGACCAAGTTATggtactaatatatttatcaagataACTCcgtacacacatatatatatacatatatatatatatatatatatatacatacacgcttttttattatacacacacacatatatatatatacacacattctttataagttatatctatatatatatatacacacacacccaacaacaacaaaaaacttagtatttttaatcaaaattatatttgatggcgacctttcataaaataaaattcatttttaccattttcatggtgaaattcttaaaagtattattttcgatacaaattatcaaattttatagtaaagttagtaaaaaaaaatttccattgaaCTAATGCAATTTTCAAAAACTAACCCAAAACTTGGAGGAATAAGTTTAGCTACGAACATATTTGAGACTATCTTGCTCTAACCCATTATGTGGCTactaaagagacatttcatATGTTGTTTTAgtgacaagattttttttaa is a genomic window containing:
- the LOC115973741 gene encoding zinc finger protein ZAT11-like is translated as MAMKRMREDGGIESLDMANCLMLLSHSLETKPRKASLVDVFECKTCNRQFPSFQALGGHRASHKRPKLMGEELKGRTKSQTLGNKPKMHECSICGLEFAMGQALGGHMRRHRAMMDGSFSSAAIEKKVPVLKRSNSTRVMCLDLNLTPLENDLKLLFGKKAPQIDFTLMI